The Microbacterium sp. W4I20 genome segment CGAGCGGAAGTCGACATCCCACAGAGTCGGCGCCAGCGCCTGGTAGGCCTCGCCCCGCTCGATGTTGCGCAGGAACGCCAGCTGACTCTGCCGCATCGAGTCGTCGGAGATGGTGCGGTAGGTCTGCGTCCAGTCGACGCTCAGTCCGAGTTGCCGGAACAGCGACTCGAACTGCTTCTCGTCCTCGATCGTCAGCCGCTCGCAGAGCTCGATGAAGTTGCGGCGGCTGATCGGCAGCTGGTCAGCCGCACGGCTGGACTTGTTGTCGCCGCCCTCGAACGGAGGCGTGAAGTCATCGGTGTAGGGGAGCGACGGGTCGCAGCGCACGCCGTAGTAGTTCTGCACCCGGCGCTCCGTCGGCAGGCCGTTGTCGTCCCACCCCATCGGGTAGAACACGGTCTTGCCGCGCATGCGCTCGAACCGGGCCTTGACGTCGGTGTGCGTGTAAGAGAACACGTGCCCGATGTGCAGGCTTCCGGATGCCGTCGGCGGCGGGGTATCGATCGAGTACACGCCCTCGCGGCCGACCTCCGCCGCGCGCAGACGGTCGAACAGGTAGGTGCCCTGCTCCGCCCAGGCGGCGTCCCACTTCGCTTCGAGACCTTCGAGTGCGGGCTTGTCGGGAATCCGGTTCAGAGTCGAATCAGAAGCAGGCATGGAGGTCTCCTCGAGCGATGTATGCGGCACTGTGTGAGCGTGCCTGAGTGTGGGTTGTGCGCTCCAGTCTACAGAGGGGGTTCAGGGACGAGCGTCGTCGCGGTCGCGCCCGGTGACATGCCGGCGGAGCAGTTCGCCGACCGCCCTCATGCCGTCGATGACCGGAGCTCGGAGGTCGACCGGCGAGGTCTTCCAGTTCGCCGCGACGGCGTAGGCGACGCGGGAGGCCGGTCCGGTGAGGAGTCCGACGTCGACCCGGGCGAAGCTCACGCTGCCGGTCTTGTGCCGGAGAACCATGCCCTGGTACTCCGCATCGACGTGTGCGAGCGGGTCGAGGAGGAACGAGTCCGCCGTCATGGAGGTGTCGGCATCCGCGGCGAGCCAGCCCAGCACGCGTGCGCAGACGCCCGGGGAGTAGACGTCTCCCGCGCCCAGGCGCCGAATGACGTCGGCGAGTTCGGCCGCGGTGCCGTACGACGGGGTCCAGGGGAGGTCGGGTGTGCGCTCGTTCCGGATGTAGTCGAGCAGCGAGGTGCGGGTGTAGCCGAGGTCGGGGGCG includes the following:
- a CDS encoding serine hydrolase, whose translation is MIALPPLDPRATWSVAVLDADDGTVLAQFQPDEQCETASIGKIFLLIEVARRLEEGTLSEDDRISVPDEHRVEDSGLLYRMHDQRITVHDAALLVGAVSDNLATNALIHLCGLEAVRRVAPDLGYTRTSLLDYIRNERTPDLPWTPSYGTAAELADVIRRLGAGDVYSPGVCARVLGWLAADADTSMTADSFLLDPLAHVDAEYQGMVLRHKTGSVSFARVDVGLLTGPASRVAYAVAANWKTSPVDLRAPVIDGMRAVGELLRRHVTGRDRDDARP